Genomic DNA from Naumovozyma dairenensis CBS 421 chromosome 11, complete genome:
ATCCAAATACGAGGAAGCATCAGATCTATGTATTCAAGCTGCCAATATCTATAGATTACGCAAAGAACTAAAACTGGCAGGTGATTCATTCACTAAAGCAGCTGATTTCCAATTGAAAGCAGGAAATGAAGACGAtgcttcaaatatttttatcgATTCTTATAAATGTTACAAGAGTTCTGGTAATTCAACCGATGCTgtcaattcattaaatatgGCCATTGATCTTTTCACTAAGAAGGGACAATTTAGAAGAGCAgctaattttaaatttgaattaggtgaaattttggaaaatgatttaaatgattACGTTAATGCTGTATCTGCTTATGAAATTGCTGGGGATTGGTATTCTCAAGACCAATCTGTTGCATTATCTAATAAATGTTTTATTAAATGCGCTGATTTGAAGGCACTTAATGGTCAATATATTGAAGCAAGTGATATTTATTCTAaattaattcaaaataGTATTGGCAATAGGCTCAGTCAATGGTCCTTAAaggaatattatatgaaaaagGGACTTTGTCAATTGGCCGCTACAGATAATGTTGCCGCATCAAGAACATTACAAGAAGGACAACATGATGATCCAAATTTTGCTGATTCTAGGGAAGCTGCactattgaaaactttaatAGAATGTGTAGATGATGGTGATTCTGAGAAATTAAGTCAAGCTGTTTTcgattttgataaatttgcCAAGTTAGATAAATGGAAGACGACTATTTTgttaaaaattaaagacACGATTTCTCAGGCAGAAGATGATCTTTTGTGATCGCATCTGaataaatttctttaaagagaaatattatgtcattaaatatatatatacatatatatatatatatgtctAACTTTATAGTATGTGTACAACTGAAATACTTGCCgtaaattttcttttttctttttctttgattaatgataatatgtGTTTTTATTAATGACGCTAAAATGTTAcattttaaatataaactACAAAAAGTATAATGTATATATCTaacttttatttattaatatttgaCGACTGGATGCTgaatatttcatcaaatcAATTATGGTATGGAAAATGATTGTGACTATGATTGCAGGTGAAATGACTTGTCTATGTTATTTTTCGTTTTTTTTTACCtgaaaataattgattcatcttcaaaagTTTCTGTGTCTTTCCCATCTGTGAATGGATTATCGGAACCTACAGACTCTTCCATCACGTTTTTATTTGTTGGTGGTTTCCCATCAACGACAAGTTTCCCCTTAGGATCTATATGTGCTCCTTTATCGGATATGTTAATAATACCTTCAAAATCTCTAATAATCGCTTGAGAGAATCCAAATTCATCCTTAGGGATCCATAAAGATGGACACTGTGCGGAAACTGCAGGATAATCATAAGCATGAGCAATAATGTTATCATCAGTTACCTCATCAGGATCAATTAATCCATAAATTTCAGGTAATCTTGATTTGACTACTTTGTATGAACAATAAATATGTGGTAAAAGGAatcttttccaaaatggGGCGTCTGGTATAGTTGTTGTATCACCATCTGCTAATAATGGTATTTCAGGAATATAATTTACTGTAGTTTTAGTTTCCATAGCTTTTTGATAATCATAATGATATTCTAAAGTATTTTCTGTAATTTGATCAAAGATGGAAGATGATACTTCTctattatttgtattattattgctaCCTATCCTCAATATAGATTGATGAGATCGTGGTTggaatttttttattggGAATTTTGGCAATTCTTTCACTCCATCTAATTTATGGTTACGATTAGgatcatcaatttttttataaatatttttaaaagatgGAGTATCAGATTTACCATCCAATGGTTTCATTGTATCTACAGGTAAGACTTGCATAATCCTATCGAAtgattcattcaattgaatatgaaCAATAACTGTAATTATTAAACAAACCACTTGTAAGACGATAGGACCCCAACCTTTCCCGACAACGAATAACCCCAGTAAACAAATTTGTCCAATATACAACCCAACCATTGTTTGGAAAAGAGCTCTTGGATAATGCATACCTCTTGAATCTGGAGATTCTTGAAACACGTAAGTTAAATTATACAAATAAGACACataaagaaggaaaaatcCACAGAATCCAAATAACAGTATTATTGGagaaataattgaataggaaaataaaatgacAGCTAAATTGGTATAGACGGGGAAAGTGGTCCCCCATTGCATGGATCCCAAGTTAACGAATCTTGTATGTTTCTTTCTTGGAGTGTTATCAAGTAAAGTACctaataaataaaacataATCAATGGACTCAATTGTAATAATGCACCTGATGAAATGGACATACCttgtaaaataatataagaAATGTAGAAATTGGAAGCCTTTGGTAAATTAGTAGCCAATAGATTCATTGCTGTAGATGGGTCTTCTACAATTTGTGTGACAGCTGATGTTGCTGCGGATGCCAAAGTTGTAACTAAAAACACTTGAATGACTTGAAATGCGAAATATGCTTGTTGTGTGAAATATTCAACTAATTGAGAAGATGGAGAACCTGCTACCACAGCCATAGCTCTAATGAAAATGGGTAAAAACATCATTAGTACTGCCAAGGCGATTGTTGGCGCCAACGAGGTCAATAACCCTAATAAGACATCAGgtaatttataaataaatcttAACCAATGTAATTTATTTGTCAAATATgtaatatttgaaatcataCCAACAAATGCGACAGGGATGGACCATAATAAGACCAAAGCGATGATTGCCAAGACAGCACCGTGAGTTCTAATTAATCTTTCCCACCAAAGCATTCTTAAATTAAACCAAACGAGATCCTTTGGTTCCAATCCAATATATGCAGGACTCATAAATACAGGAGCATGATATGTGGATACTTGTAATGCGACTTGAGCTTGATATTGAGATTCGAATTCTACAAAGACAGAATTGAATGGATCAGCGTTAATATGATTTTCTTgcatttcttcaatttccttATTTAAAACGGGTAATTGTTCCTTGATATAATCTATGGTATCgagtttctttttccaaaatcTTTTCCTAAATTTTGGTCGTTTCTTATATGGGATATAATCTTCAACATTATCTGATATTACCAAATCAgtgtttttcttttgttgtttacgaattttcttcaatattgaTTTCAAGTATGAATTCAATGCATTTTCCAATTGCATAGCCATGGATGCCCTTTCATCGACTTTAACACCAATGTTAGTAGCACCTCTAGCTATCCAAACTCTTTTAACACCATcgaataattttgaaaattccTCTTCACTCAAGTATTGTTTGGGTACAGTTTGGAAAAGTACAGTTCttgaagataatttttttgcaTATCTTGGTGATGCTAAAACGGCTTGCTTCATTGATGTATAAAAATACAATTCTCTATAAATGACGTAAACGAACCCCCAAAAGAATATCCATCCGATGAAGATATGAGCgtaatatcttttttcatttttaatattttgataagCCAATTGATTCAACCCTGTTTGATGCATCCCATTACTTGCGTTTACTGGTAATAATATGGGGAAAATATAAGCCATTGATACGAGACAATAAGCTGATATTATGAAAAGGTAACGAAGGAAGAAATAACCGTCTAGACCAGCCTGTTGTATTATGAAATTGTcagattttttcaaaagtggGATGAACCATTGCCATAGACCTTTCGGTAATGGATCTGGTCTTTTTTCATCGTTTATTAGATTGAATGAAGATTTTGGCTCATaaattcttttcaattttattcttaATAGAAGGAAAGCTGAAAGGAATGCAGCAAAGACGATACCATTTGATATTAAAGCTGTAAGGACTTGTTGAGTGGAAGTGCTTGTAGTAGAATTAGAGCTACTGCTTGATGTAGAATTCGTAGTGTTTGAAGAATTCataaaagaattgaatgtGCTCTGTTTATATAGGTTGtatcaaaataaattaacgtatgaatgaatgaatgaatggaTTGAAAGACTTGTTTTTGTGTGTATATCTAAACTTTAAAGTTTTTTTAGGCgcttcttctttaaaatagactttttttattgtattGTTTCAACGTTCTTTCCCTTTGTTATTTGTAttgttttctctttcaaatGTGATTGCAATTGACAAAGGAAAGACTCAGTGAACTCAAtgagaaaagaagaaggacAAAGTGgtgaatgaatgaatgataaCTGATCATGCCAAGAAGCATTAATAAGAGTACGTATCCAAGGAGAGGCTTTACCGATGCTTTCCTTGCTTTATTGATacattgattgattgacAAATTTTGACCAGCATACATATCTTACGTACTACGATGATATCTGTGGCATACATGCAAGGTTAATATTATACgtactactactactactactactacgTACTGCAACTACTATACTGCGGCGGCGTCTAGTTTATGTAgtttgatattttattatttttcacttttttttcacttttttcACCTCGAGGGAATGCTTCGAGAATTCTCCTTCAACACGTCCTTCTTTTTTGTCAAAATTGAGGGGCtgttttgtttgttttctCGATGGAATACCAGTGCAAGCacatacgtacgtactTTAATGCAAGGGGGGGAAAACGGTAAATGAAAACGTGTCTGATGGGACCCTAAGGGTTCAGACAAGAAGTTTCCCCCTGCGTGCCCTCCCCTTGCTACTCAGGGCTAGGAATATCTTCAAGACAGTACACGGATACAAAACTAATGTAGTATCCATGAGGGCTCTTACGGATGAATCATCATTTTAGATTAATGTAACATGTATGTACGtatgaaataataataagagaTGAGATAAAACTGAAGGTAgaagatgacgatgaagatTAGTCTAGtgaaaaagaaaggaatCAAAAATATGTATAAAAGGGAAGAGTCTCATTGTTATGGAAAACGATAAGTGTGAACGATTATGGCCCACACACATTCCCCCCTATATCATTGGAATAGCTGTCCTGGTCTGTTAAACACAccagaacaacaacaacaagcaAATGGCATTGCTCCCATAATACCGCCATCACAAATCACGAAGATTCATATCTATGATTTTGATAACACATTGTTTGCATCGCCACAACCAAATAAACAACTATACACAAAAAACTTCCATGATAGATTAGGTTTTGGCCTTGGTCCTAAAAATGCTGGTCCTAGATGGTGGTTAGAACCAATGTTCCTGCGTCAAGCATACAATGAATTCATACAAGCCGCATTATCTGAACAAACAAAACCCGCGCAGGAGGGAGGATTGAACAATCATCCTGCTGGTAAAGTCCTTTTCCAATATTGGAATAGAGATATCCTTGAACTAGCTGCAGCCTCCATTCAAGATCCTAGTACAATTTCTATATTAATGACCGGTAGAGAGGATGTTGCATTTTCTGCCTTGATAGAATATATGATTACAACCACTAGAGATACTTTTTTCAACAAAGATTCACcttatttaaaatttaaCGCAGTtgttttgaagaagaaagatggaaatttcaaaagtaCAATGGCTTTTAAACAACAATGTTTGTCCGATTTAATAAACCATTATTCAACAAGTATAAAAGAGATTACTATTTATGATGATAGGCCCAAACAGATAAAccaattcaaaatattcttgaataatttacCATATAATCCAAGATTACAATGGTTTGTCATTCCAGTACCACCTATCTCTAAGCGAATTAACCCAGACAAGGAATATAAAATTCTAATGCTTATGGTCGATAAATATAACGAAACATTAAAAGGGTCTTTTAAGAGGAACAAAATCGAAATTAGGTGGACACCTAAAGAACTTGGATGTTATTTGACTTTAGAGTCTCATGCTGCACTTCTTGAACGTACCGCAGAATATCTCGAGAACAAATCAATTGACATGAACTCTATTCgaaatttgaaacaataTCCATTAGGCATActattatcaaaatcagGTAATATAATACCAGGCAATGAAATGGtttctatttatttaaatgataataatagtaataaaattaGTCTTTCCTCAACTGATCAAAGAAACATACTAAATAAGATTTATAATCCacaaaatgaagaagatttgaaaaaattagtaTTCATTGTTCATACCATTGGAATTAAAAGAGTAACAGGTAACAAAGTTGACATATACTTTAAAGCTTCCTGCGCAAATAATTATCTTTTCCCAActcaaaaaatttaattataATGGAATCAATTACTGACCCATATTATCCTTCACAATTAAGtgatttaaaagaaatgCAACAAAAATCATCGATTACTGGTCTTGTTTGGTATAATTTGCCACGTCAATTACAAATCACTACATATTTTGCATTCCATTCTAAATTAAAATCACAACGGCCAACAAAATAATGGGCCCGatcaataaaatatacGCTATTGAGAT
This window encodes:
- the SEC17 gene encoding alpha-soluble NSF attachment protein SEC17 (similar to Saccharomyces cerevisiae SEC17 (YBL050W); ancestral locus Anc_7.493), whose amino-acid sequence is MSDPVELLRKAEEKGVPSTGFSKIFSLGSSDASKYEEASDLCIQAANIYRLRKELKLAGDSFTKAADFQLKAGNEDDASNIFIDSYKCYKSSGNSTDAVNSLNMAIDLFTKKGQFRRAANFKFELGEILENDLNDYVNAVSAYEIAGDWYSQDQSVALSNKCFIKCADLKALNGQYIEASDIYSKLIQNSIGNRLSQWSLKEYYMKKGLCQLAATDNVAASRTLQEGQHDDPNFADSREAALLKTLIECVDDGDSEKLSQAVFDFDKFAKLDKWKTTILLKIKDTISQAEDDLL
- the RSN1 gene encoding Rsn1p (similar to Saccharomyces cerevisiae RSN1 (YMR266W); ancestral locus Anc_8.819) is translated as MNSSNTTNSTSSSSSNSTTSTSTQQVLTALISNGIVFAAFLSAFLLLRIKLKRIYEPKSSFNLINDEKRPDPLPKGLWQWFIPLLKKSDNFIIQQAGLDGYFFLRYLFIISAYCLVSMAYIFPILLPVNASNGMHQTGLNQLAYQNIKNEKRYYAHIFIGWIFFWGFVYVIYRELYFYTSMKQAVLASPRYAKKLSSRTVLFQTVPKQYLSEEEFSKLFDGVKRVWIARGATNIGVKVDERASMAMQLENALNSYLKSILKKIRKQQKKNTDLVISDNVEDYIPYKKRPKFRKRFWKKKLDTIDYIKEQLPVLNKEIEEMQENHINADPFNSVFVEFESQYQAQVALQVSTYHAPVFMSPAYIGLEPKDLVWFNLRMLWWERLIRTHGAVLAIIALVLLWSIPVAFVGMISNITYLTNKLHWLRFIYKLPDVLLGLLTSLAPTIALAVLMMFLPIFIRAMAVVAGSPSSQLVEYFTQQAYFAFQVIQVFLVTTLASAATSAVTQIVEDPSTAMNLLATNLPKASNFYISYIILQGMSISSGALLQLSPLIMFYLLGTLLDNTPRKKHTRFVNLGSMQWGTTFPVYTNLAVILFSYSIISPIILLFGFCGFFLLYVSYLYNLTYVFQESPDSRGMHYPRALFQTMVGLYIGQICLLGLFVVGKGWGPIVLQVVCLIITVIVHIQLNESFDRIMQVLPVDTMKPLDGKSDTPSFKNIYKKIDDPNRNHKLDGVKELPKFPIKKFQPRSHQSILRIGSNNNTNNREVSSSIFDQITENTLEYHYDYQKAMETKTTVNYIPEIPLLADGDTTTIPDAPFWKRFLLPHIYCSYKVVKSRLPEIYGLIDPDEVTDDNIIAHAYDYPAVSAQCPSLWIPKDEFGFSQAIIRDFEGIINISDKGAHIDPKGKLVVDGKPPTNKNVMEESVGSDNPFTDGKDTETFEDESIIFR
- the NDAI0K00550 gene encoding uncharacterized protein (similar to Saccharomyces cerevisiae YMR265C; ancestral locus Anc_8.818) yields the protein MAHTHSPLYHWNSCPGLLNTPEQQQQANGIAPIIPPSQITKIHIYDFDNTLFASPQPNKQLYTKNFHDRLGFGLGPKNAGPRWWLEPMFLRQAYNEFIQAALSEQTKPAQEGGLNNHPAGKVLFQYWNRDILELAAASIQDPSTISILMTGREDVAFSALIEYMITTTRDTFFNKDSPYLKFNAVVLKKKDGNFKSTMAFKQQCLSDLINHYSTSIKEITIYDDRPKQINQFKIFLNNLPYNPRLQWFVIPVPPISKRINPDKEYKILMLMVDKYNETLKGSFKRNKIEIRWTPKELGCYLTLESHAALLERTAEYLENKSIDMNSIRNLKQYPLGILLSKSGNIIPGNEMVSIYLNDNNSNKISLSSTDQRNILNKIYNPQNEEDLKKLVFIVHTIGIKRVTGNKVDIYFKASCANNYLFPTQKI